The genomic region TTGTCTGCTGAAAGCTCTTATGACTTAGGGGGCAGAAAATTAAATTATTATTGGTTTGTTGACGGACAACTGGAAGGCACTGAACCTACTTTTGAATTTTCAGCCGCCCGGGAAGGAACCCATATCATCTCGGTAAGAGTTAATAATGGAGGTCAAATTCCCAACTGCAGCAACAGTCAGCGACAAATCCGCATTCAAATAGACAATGATGCCTTGAGCGATACAAGTCCCGACAAAATTATAGTTCGGCGGATAGAAGCACCGGCAGTCTCTTCGAATGCAACCGTTGCCTTTGGTTATACTTCAAGTGGTGACTCTACAGTAGACGCCAGCAGCAGTTATACATGGGTTTTGGGAGACGGCACCACGATAGCCGGACAAAATATCACCCATACTTATGAGAAAACCGGCACCTATCAGGTTGCGCTTCATATCGATGACGGAAAAGGACGAAATAATAGTATTCAAACCAAACAGCACACCATTATTATAAATAAATTCCCGGAAGCTTCTTTTGAAATACCCGAAATTGTGGGGGCGAATAACAGTTTTATAGTAGATGGGACTTCCAGCTTTGATGAAGATGGAGTCATTACAAGCTATGAATGGTTTATTGATGGAGAACCCGCTGCCAGCGGCCCTACCCCTTCACTTGAAATCGATACGCCGGGTGAGCATGTTATTTCATTGAAAGTACGCGACAATTCCGGAAATGAAATAGCTCAAAGTGTGGCGAGTAATAAGGTTTGGGCTAATCATTCCCCTGTTTTGAAGTGGAGCACTTCCCCGGATATTGTTGGTCCCGGAGATGAAATTACTTTTAATGCAGAAGGGTCTTATGATCCGGATGGAACAATTGAAAGAATCTTTTGGACTTTTCAAGATGGCACAGTGATTGAAGGAGAAGAAGCCACCCGCAGCTTTAAAGAAAGCGGTGTGCATTATTTCACTCTCACGGGTGTAGACAATGAAGGAGTTGCCAATTCCGAATTCAGTGTGGAGGGAACCGTAAATGTTAATCACACCCCATATATCGTAACTGAATCTGTAATTCGTTCAAATTCATTGGATATTCAGCTGGATGGCTCTCGTACTTATGACGCGGACGGTGACCCCCTAAACTTTGAGTGGACCCTTCCTGATGGTTCAAAAAGATCTGAAACCAGTTTTAGCTGGAAAGCCCCGGAGTTTGGTGTACACATTTTTGGATTGAAAGTTAATGACAGCCGTGGCTTACCAAACAGCTCCGCCGAAAAAACAATTCGTGTTTTAATTAACAGGCCTGTTAAGGCTGTGGTAGACTCATTAATTTTATCGTGTTCGGGGCAAACCATTTTATTCAACAGCTCGCAAAGTTACGATCCTGATGGAGATCCCTTTAATGTACATTGGGATTTTGGAGACGGTCAAACTTCAAATCGTGCTAATCCCTCTTACATTTATGACCGACCCGGTATTTATGGTGCCAAACTTACTATGAGTGACGGAATTTCAGAAAAAGCCACGGTAACAAAAATCCCGGTAATTATTGGAGATTCTCCGGTTGCCAAAATGAACCTGGCAGGTGCAGATTCAACCATCTGTGTTGACACAGCCCTTGATTTTGACGGTTCAGGAAGTCTTGATCCTTCCGGTGCCCTGCCCTCTCTTTTGTGGGAATTCGGAGACGGTACCGTTGAAACCGGCCCAAAAATTCGTCATGTATTTACTGAACCCGGGGTGTATCCGGTGTCACTTACCGTTGAGGGATCAGGTTCCATCAATTGTGGAAATATGAACCAGGTCAGATCTACCATACGGGTTATTGAAGGGCCTAAAGCTGTTTATGAAGTCCCAGAGTGGATTCCGCCGGGTGAACAGGTAAATCTTGATGGCTCATCCTCCACTGCCGAAGATGATTTTTCTATGGTTGAGTGGGAAATTCAGGACCAGGGACAGACGATTACAAGAGAAGGATTACAAACAAGCTATCGCTTTACTGAACCCGGGGAATACCTTGTAACCCTCAACCTGGAAACAAATTCAACCGCAGCCTGTAACACGGCAACCCTTACAAAATCAATCCGGGTGAATGCGCCCCCGGTCATTAACTGGGAGTTGCCGGAAAAAGTAGCTGCCGGAAGCGACTTGCGCCTTGATGCCATGGGATCACTTGATCCCGATGGTTATATAAAAGAATATAACTGGTATTACGATGGCGAACTTCTCAGTACCAATTCAGCTGAAATGATTAAGGCCATAGAACCTGGCTTTCATACCGTTACCCTTGTTTTAAAAGATAATTCACCTACTTCGAATAATACGGCAAGGGAAGAAAAAACCTTTTTTGCCAATAACGCTCCAAAGCCAAAAATCACGACTTCACGAGTCAGGTATGTAGGTGAAGAAATTTTCTTGACCGGAAGCCCTGATCAAGATATTGACGGTGACCGGGTAACAAATCAATGGCTGATTAACGGGAGGCCAATACAGGGTTCTTCCTTCATTCCAAAAAAGCCAAAGAAATATTACATCACTTTACTCCAGGACGATGGGCAAGGAGCTCCAAATTCAGTTGATTCCACAATTGTGGAAATCACCCCAAAAGACATCCCAAAAATAGATCCTGATTACCCAAAAGCTATTATAAAAGGCAGGGCTATTACCCTGAATGAATTGAATATTCCATCTGGCTGGCGGTTTTCGGTGAACAATAATTTTACTGACCGATGGGTGGCTCAAACTGCAGGAGCTGACAGCCTAAATTTATATTGGTTCCTCGATGGAAAAGCCATCTACAGCAGGAAATTTCCAATCACTGTAAAAGAGAAACTTGGCTTTGCACAAAGTACGACCATTATTGAAATGGACTGGAACCCTGTAAATCCATCCACCATCCTTGATGCCCCTGAAGTAAACAGAAAAACATCAGAAGTAAAATATACCTGGTTTCAAAATGAAGAAATTATTGGTTATGGAGCACAGCAAGAGCTTCCTTTAGCTCAAGGTGAAAACCGGTTTTCCATTCAGGTAGAAGACTTAAGAGTAGCACACTCTACACCGGCGGAAGCAGAAATTATTATTATCACTGAATAGAATTTTAAATTAATTATTATTAGTAACTTATAGATTAATATTAAGTTTTATTTTAAATCAAAAAGATGGTAATATTGAATGCTTTATAATTCTAATTAAATCATCAGGCTTCTTTTGAAGATTGTTATTATAGGTGCCGGCGAGATTGGATATGATCTGGCAAGTGTATTATCTACTGAAAAACATGATGTTACGGTAATGGACCGGGATAAAGATTCCCTTTCCAGAGTTTCTGATTCTCTTGATGTGCTGCCCATAGAAGGAAATGCTACTTCCGTTAAAGACCTGGTTAATGCCTCCGTTGGTGAAGCCGATATTCTGATCTCTGTAACCAGTATCGATGAAGTAAACATGATATCCGGAATGATCGGGAAACGACTGGGAGCAAAAATGGTGATTGCCCGAATACGCAGTGACGAATTCTCTGATGAAGACTCCCCGATCACTCCTTCCGACCTCGGTATCGATGTGATGATTCATCCCGAGTTAAGTGCCTCCCATGAAATTGCACAGCTCTTAAAGCGCTCTTCCGCAAGTGATGTTATCAACCTCGCTGAGGATCGGATGCAATTAATTGGTATCCGTCTGGAAAAAGATTCCCCCCTGATAAATAAATCTTTAAATGAATATGCTGCAGCTCACGCTGACTTAACCTTTCGTGTCGTTGCCATAGGCAGGCGTGGAAGAACCATTATTCCCAATGGTTCGGTTAAATTACAGGCCTACGATCAGGTTTTTATACTTGCCGAAACCAAAAACATTAATGGTGTGGTTAAAACCACCGGAAAAAAGGAAACCGAACTCAATACCATAATGATTGCCGGCGGATCAGGCATGGGTGCTATGATTGCCCGGCTGCTATGCGCCGATGAATCTAAAAACTGGACCATCAAACTAATTGAGCCCGATTACAATATTGCCGAAGACTTAGCCATTGAGATGAAAGAGGTAATGGTTTTACACGGTAATCCCACCGATCCTGATTTGTTGGTAACTGAAGGCATTAGCGAGATGGATGCTTTTATTGCCGTAACCGATGACGAAGAGTCCAATATTATTTCCTGCCTGATGGCCAAACACCTGGAAGTAAAAAAAACGGTGGCCTTGGTTTCAAAACCCGATTTTATCCCACTGGCACAAACAATAGGACTGGACGCCGTAATAAATAAAAAGGTGGCGGCATCCAACGAAATTCATCGCTATGTACGCCGCGGAAATGTAATCTCTGTAACAGAATTAAGGGGAATAAAAGCTGAAGTAATAGAATTAGAAGCCGCTTCTGAGTCAAAAATCACCAAAAAACCCATTAAAAAATTAAATCTTCCGGAAGGTTGTGTAATTGGAGGCGTTCTATGTGACGGTGCTGTTGAAATTGCTACCGGTGAAACCCAAATACAATCCAATGACAGGGTTATCATCTTCTGCCTCCCTGCTGCCGTTGATAAAATAACAAAGCTTTTCCAATAATGGCTTTAGTCTCCAATAGCTCCGCTCCGCGTGCCAACATTGACTTTTTTATGGTGTTGGGGATCCTCGGTGCCTTTATTTTCTTTATGGGGTTCGCTCTGTTGATGCCTGCCGGTGTTGATTTAATTTATGGACAAGATACCTGGCATTCCTTTTTAGTTTCTGCTGGCATTGCTTTTTCCCTGGGAGGACTTCTGTGGTATTTTTTCAAGCCGCAACAGGAACTCCGTATCCGTGAAGGCTTTTTGATTGTAAGTTTAACCTGGCTTTCCCTCTCCCTTGTAGGTGCACTGCCCTTTGTGATATCCGGTGTACTTCCCAGTTTCACGGATGCGGTATTTGAAACCATGAGCGGCCTTACCACCACTGGCTCAACTATTTTGGGGGGAGCCACCAGTGATGGTTTTCAAAACCCACAAATCGAAGATATTCCAAAAAGCTTTCTATTTTGGCGTTCCCTGGCCCATTGGTTGGGCGGAATGGGAATCATTGTACTTTCATTGGCTATTTTGCCCTTATTAGGTATTGGAGGTATGCAATTATTTCAGGCGGAATCGCCCGGCCCCACCACCGATAAACTTACTCCCCGTGTTCAGGAAACCGCCAAGCTGCTTTGGGTAGTATATGTGGCCCTCACAGGAGCGGAATTCCTGTTGCTTTGGGCGCACCCGTCTATGGATTGGTTCGAAGCGATTAACCATGCATTTTCCACGCTGGCAACCGGTGGATTTTCCACTCAAAATACCAGTATTCAGGCTTTTGACTCGGCTTATATAGATTGGGTCATCATTGTATTTATGTTTCTGGCCGGTATCAACTTTGCCATGCATTTCCGGCTTTTCCGGGGGGATGCACAATCCTTCTTTGCTAACCGTGAAATCCGGTTTTATACGCTCATAATTGGTATTGGAATTCTCATCATTTCAGGCTCTCTTTTGGTGATAGATAAATATCCCATCTTTGAAGCCCTGCGTTATGGAGCTTTCCAGGTTTTAGCTATTGTAACCACTACCGGATTTGGAACAGACGATTATGAAATATGGAATACCATCGGTGCCTTTTTCCTGTTTCTCCTTTTCTTTACCGGAGGTTGTGCCGGCTCCACTGGCGGAGGTATCAAAATGGTCCGATGGATGATTTTGATTCGCAACACCGGCCGGGAAATTAAGCAAATCGTTCATCCCAAAGCTATTCTGCCTGTTCGAATTGGTGATCAGGCCATCAGCCAGCATATACAGCGGACGGTACTAAGTTTCTTTATCCTCTACATCTTTATTTTTGCATTGGGAGCATTCATTATCAGTTTATTTGGATATGATATTATGTCTTCTATTGGGGCAAGTATTGCCGCCATCGGAAACATTGGTCCAGGCTGGGGTGACTTCGGCCCCACCGATAACTTTGCTCACCTTCCCTATCTCGGAAAATGGGTACTTATTATGCTAATGATGGTAGGCCGCCTTGAGATCTTTACCGTACTGATTATCTTCTCTCCTGCTTTTTGGAAGCAATAGCGGTTGGGCAAATTGATGCAATAAAAAGCTATGCTGCCCCTGGCACCAACCTCTTACCATTTCACTCTGCTTTAATACGTCCCGCGCATTTCATCCCATCCATTGCCGCAGATACAATGCCGCCGGCGTAGCCTGCTCCTTCCCCGCAGGGATACAATCCTTGAATCTGAATATGCTGCAAAGTCTCCGGATCACGCGGAATTTTTACCGGGCTGGAAGTTCGCGTTTCCGGAGCATGTACCACCGCTTCGTTGGTGAGATAGCCTCTCATACTTTTATCAAACTGAAGAAATCCTTCTTTCAGGCTTTTGTGAATAAAATCGGGGAGTACAGAACCGAGTTCGACAGAAGTAATGCCGGGGGCATAGGAAGTATTCGGTAAGTCTTCGGAGACTTTCCCTTTAATAAAATCACGCAGTCGTTGGGCCGGAGCGGTTTGTGTCTTCCCACCTTCCAGCCAGGCTTTTTGTTCGATGGACTTCTGAAATTCCATCGCCGCCAAAGGGCCGTGTTTGGCAAATGGTTTGAAATCTTCGGGACTTAACTCCACAACGATGCCTGAATTAGCCGTAGCACGTGCCCGCCGGGAGGAAGACCAACCGTTGGTCACAATCTCACCGGGGGCTGTGGCACAAGGCGCAATCACCCCGCCGGGACACATACAAAACGAATAAACCCCGCGATTCCCTGCTTGCTTGGCAATACTGTAAGCCGCCGGAGGCAGATAGTCTCCCCGGGATTCACAATTGTATTGAATGGAATCAATAAGTGCCTGTGGATGCTCAACCCTGACCCCAATCGCCAGCGGCTTCAGTTCAATGGCTATTCCTTTACGATGAAGCAGCTTGAAAATATCCCGCGCAGAATGCCCGGTTGCCAGAATCACATTATTAGCATAGAATTTGGTGCCATCTAGCGCCACTACTCCTTTGATTGCCGATGAATCAGTTATCAGGTCCGTAACCCGCGTGTTGAAATGAATTTCTCCCCCATTCTGCAAAATACATTCCCGCATATTGCCAACGATACCCGGTAATTTATTCGTCCCAATATGAGGATGCGCTTCCACCAAAATTTCTTTCACAGCTCCAAAGCCGACAAACAGTTCCAGCACCTTTCGGGTATTTCCCCTTTTTGTGGAACGGGTGTATAGCTTGCCGTCCGAATAAGTACCCGCTCCTCCTTCCCCAAAACAATAGTTCGAATCTTCGTTTACCAAATGATTTACGTTGATTCCCTTCAGATCGGCGATGCGTTCTTTGGCATCTTTTCCACGCTCAATGATCACCGGCTTCAGTCCTCTTTCCATCAGCTCCAATGCAGCAAACAGCCCGGCCGGACCGGCTCCGATGATAATTACCTCCTCCGCATTACTTACATCTGGATAATCCGGGAGCGATATTTCTTCCGACTCATATTCCTCATTGATATACAGGCGGATTTTCAGGTTTATATAAGCCTGCCGGGCCCGGGCATCAATGGAGCGCTTGAGGATTTCGATATGGTGAATATCTTCCGGGTCAAGCTTCTCTTTCTGAATAATGTAATCACGTAGCAATGGGCTTTGTCCGGCTACTTCCGGCAGCACCCTGATCTGTATTTCTTTCTGCATGTCCTGAAAATAAGGAATTGGATACTGCTAATTCACCCGGTTATGCCATTTTTATTTTCTCTAATCACCTTACTGACTCTCCTTGTTTTTGGGTAGTGTAAACGTAAAAACACTTCCATTGTCAGGCTCACTATTTACCCAAATCGTTCCCCCGTGCATTTCTGCAAAATCAATACACAGATCTAACCCAAGACCGGAACCTTTTTCTCCCTCAGTCCCGGGAGTCGTGTATGTACTTTTTTTATTTAATATTTTTTTCAGTGCATCCTCTTCAATTCCCACTCCCTCATCAATCACCGATATTTCTACCTCCTCACTTGTTTTCTTTGCCTGAACAACAACTTTACTCCCGGATTGAGAAAACTTAATACCATTTACAATAAGATTTCTCAGGATCGTTTTCACCATGTTTGCATCTGCATGTACGTAAATGGTATCAGGAACTTGATTTTCCAGCTCGATTTCTTTGGACTCAGCATTTGATCTTATAACATTGAATACGGAATCCGTAAGATCGGAAAGAGATAAATTTTCAAGATCCGTGGTTACTTCCTGGAATTGATTTTTTGACCAAGCGAGCAGATCCTCCAATAATTCATGAGTATTCTCTGTTCGTTTCTTCACTAATTTCAGGTATTCAAAAACTTCTTCTTTAGAGAGACCCTCAAAGTCCTCGAAGATCATATCATAAACACCCCGGGCACCGGCAACGGCATTTCTGAGATCGTGGGATATTACAGAAAAG from Gracilimonas sp. harbors:
- a CDS encoding PKD domain-containing protein; its protein translation is MKKQFLKTLAILIVWSICVFPVKAQELYLTVAGKQSELVSDHSPEQYDIWIKPGDNAGNAILQIYDAGLGGRADNQTITNSPNTATTFRLYSFDDVYLSTSNTPVKKRTSSSPIKTLTTRNEENYIDQWVDFTDITNRENGFILRVTVDNGEDTNNFKLRLVDGSGRQIKNDSWQVITFDLSIGIFDLPANEALQLKPYQSQNTVQPFEVSGDVNSNAEILDRFGNTYALDKPLIPETVSGTENNWVLSLSGSENRMNNLMIHGGNQPALWIYDATFTAFQKPDLTITQIPTIRCTEKSFELTSQHLNAQALQAAQWQINGRTLGTGISPSLSFVSRGEVTLNVRVPNTLSPFPEFWNVRQDVLINEPPIARLETAKTVIGPNQILTLSAESSYDLGGRKLNYYWFVDGQLEGTEPTFEFSAAREGTHIISVRVNNGGQIPNCSNSQRQIRIQIDNDALSDTSPDKIIVRRIEAPAVSSNATVAFGYTSSGDSTVDASSSYTWVLGDGTTIAGQNITHTYEKTGTYQVALHIDDGKGRNNSIQTKQHTIIINKFPEASFEIPEIVGANNSFIVDGTSSFDEDGVITSYEWFIDGEPAASGPTPSLEIDTPGEHVISLKVRDNSGNEIAQSVASNKVWANHSPVLKWSTSPDIVGPGDEITFNAEGSYDPDGTIERIFWTFQDGTVIEGEEATRSFKESGVHYFTLTGVDNEGVANSEFSVEGTVNVNHTPYIVTESVIRSNSLDIQLDGSRTYDADGDPLNFEWTLPDGSKRSETSFSWKAPEFGVHIFGLKVNDSRGLPNSSAEKTIRVLINRPVKAVVDSLILSCSGQTILFNSSQSYDPDGDPFNVHWDFGDGQTSNRANPSYIYDRPGIYGAKLTMSDGISEKATVTKIPVIIGDSPVAKMNLAGADSTICVDTALDFDGSGSLDPSGALPSLLWEFGDGTVETGPKIRHVFTEPGVYPVSLTVEGSGSINCGNMNQVRSTIRVIEGPKAVYEVPEWIPPGEQVNLDGSSSTAEDDFSMVEWEIQDQGQTITREGLQTSYRFTEPGEYLVTLNLETNSTAACNTATLTKSIRVNAPPVINWELPEKVAAGSDLRLDAMGSLDPDGYIKEYNWYYDGELLSTNSAEMIKAIEPGFHTVTLVLKDNSPTSNNTAREEKTFFANNAPKPKITTSRVRYVGEEIFLTGSPDQDIDGDRVTNQWLINGRPIQGSSFIPKKPKKYYITLLQDDGQGAPNSVDSTIVEITPKDIPKIDPDYPKAIIKGRAITLNELNIPSGWRFSVNNNFTDRWVAQTAGADSLNLYWFLDGKAIYSRKFPITVKEKLGFAQSTTIIEMDWNPVNPSTILDAPEVNRKTSEVKYTWFQNEEIIGYGAQQELPLAQGENRFSIQVEDLRVAHSTPAEAEIIIITE
- the trkA gene encoding Trk system potassium transporter TrkA, translated to MKIVIIGAGEIGYDLASVLSTEKHDVTVMDRDKDSLSRVSDSLDVLPIEGNATSVKDLVNASVGEADILISVTSIDEVNMISGMIGKRLGAKMVIARIRSDEFSDEDSPITPSDLGIDVMIHPELSASHEIAQLLKRSSASDVINLAEDRMQLIGIRLEKDSPLINKSLNEYAAAHADLTFRVVAIGRRGRTIIPNGSVKLQAYDQVFILAETKNINGVVKTTGKKETELNTIMIAGGSGMGAMIARLLCADESKNWTIKLIEPDYNIAEDLAIEMKEVMVLHGNPTDPDLLVTEGISEMDAFIAVTDDEESNIISCLMAKHLEVKKTVALVSKPDFIPLAQTIGLDAVINKKVAASNEIHRYVRRGNVISVTELRGIKAEVIELEAASESKITKKPIKKLNLPEGCVIGGVLCDGAVEIATGETQIQSNDRVIIFCLPAAVDKITKLFQ
- a CDS encoding TrkH family potassium uptake protein, with translation MALVSNSSAPRANIDFFMVLGILGAFIFFMGFALLMPAGVDLIYGQDTWHSFLVSAGIAFSLGGLLWYFFKPQQELRIREGFLIVSLTWLSLSLVGALPFVISGVLPSFTDAVFETMSGLTTTGSTILGGATSDGFQNPQIEDIPKSFLFWRSLAHWLGGMGIIVLSLAILPLLGIGGMQLFQAESPGPTTDKLTPRVQETAKLLWVVYVALTGAEFLLLWAHPSMDWFEAINHAFSTLATGGFSTQNTSIQAFDSAYIDWVIIVFMFLAGINFAMHFRLFRGDAQSFFANREIRFYTLIIGIGILIISGSLLVIDKYPIFEALRYGAFQVLAIVTTTGFGTDDYEIWNTIGAFFLFLLFFTGGCAGSTGGGIKMVRWMILIRNTGREIKQIVHPKAILPVRIGDQAISQHIQRTVLSFFILYIFIFALGAFIISLFGYDIMSSIGASIAAIGNIGPGWGDFGPTDNFAHLPYLGKWVLIMLMMVGRLEIFTVLIIFSPAFWKQ
- a CDS encoding FAD-dependent oxidoreductase; translated protein: MQKEIQIRVLPEVAGQSPLLRDYIIQKEKLDPEDIHHIEILKRSIDARARQAYINLKIRLYINEEYESEEISLPDYPDVSNAEEVIIIGAGPAGLFAALELMERGLKPVIIERGKDAKERIADLKGINVNHLVNEDSNYCFGEGGAGTYSDGKLYTRSTKRGNTRKVLELFVGFGAVKEILVEAHPHIGTNKLPGIVGNMRECILQNGGEIHFNTRVTDLITDSSAIKGVVALDGTKFYANNVILATGHSARDIFKLLHRKGIAIELKPLAIGVRVEHPQALIDSIQYNCESRGDYLPPAAYSIAKQAGNRGVYSFCMCPGGVIAPCATAPGEIVTNGWSSSRRARATANSGIVVELSPEDFKPFAKHGPLAAMEFQKSIEQKAWLEGGKTQTAPAQRLRDFIKGKVSEDLPNTSYAPGITSVELGSVLPDFIHKSLKEGFLQFDKSMRGYLTNEAVVHAPETRTSSPVKIPRDPETLQHIQIQGLYPCGEGAGYAGGIVSAAMDGMKCAGRIKAE